A stretch of Marinitoga litoralis DNA encodes these proteins:
- a CDS encoding LacI family DNA-binding transcriptional regulator codes for MATLREISKKIGISIATISRVINGAENVSEETRKKVLKALQEYHYQPPQVARKKLHYLVGIIVPNLLGNHYNMISESIELELSKHGYDSFVTSTHLLLNKEIEILEQFFSRRVDGIIICTTKNDDKHIEKLIRSAIPVVAVDRNDSDINVDTVGIDNYHSAYMAMKYLYNKGHRDIIFVSGEREYYSAKIREKAVIDFSKKYNINLKVLEGNFEFEGGYNSIKKYLEKNGKDFSAIFFINDQVALGGARAIYEAGYSIPDDISIIGFDNDNYSKYLYPPLTTIHQPRKEMGENAAKLLVERIEGKGSKVKRKIILPTKIIERNSVKEVKK; via the coding sequence ATGGCAACTTTGAGGGAAATTTCTAAAAAAATCGGTATATCAATTGCAACAATTTCAAGAGTTATAAATGGTGCGGAAAATGTTTCGGAAGAAACAAGAAAAAAAGTACTTAAAGCCTTACAAGAATACCATTATCAACCCCCTCAGGTTGCAAGGAAAAAATTACATTATCTTGTAGGAATTATTGTTCCGAATCTTTTAGGAAATCATTATAATATGATATCCGAAAGTATTGAATTAGAATTGTCTAAACATGGATATGATAGTTTTGTAACTTCCACACATTTGCTTTTGAATAAAGAAATAGAGATTTTAGAACAATTTTTTTCAAGGAGAGTAGATGGGATTATTATTTGTACTACAAAAAATGATGATAAACATATAGAAAAACTAATTAGATCTGCTATTCCAGTAGTTGCTGTGGATAGAAATGATAGTGATATAAATGTTGATACTGTAGGAATTGATAATTATCATTCTGCATACATGGCTATGAAATATTTGTATAATAAAGGACATAGAGACATAATTTTTGTAAGTGGAGAAAGAGAATATTATTCTGCAAAGATAAGAGAAAAAGCTGTTATAGATTTTTCTAAAAAATATAATATTAATTTAAAAGTTTTAGAAGGAAATTTTGAATTTGAAGGTGGTTATAATTCTATAAAAAAATATTTAGAAAAAAATGGTAAAGATTTTTCAGCTATATTTTTTATTAACGATCAAGTTGCTCTTGGAGGAGCAAGAGCTATATACGAGGCTGGATATTCAATACCAGATGATATTTCAATAATTGGTTTTGATAATGATAATTATTCTAAGTATTTATACCCTCCATTAACAACAATACATCAACCTAGAAAAGAAATGGGAGAAAATGCAGCAAAATTGCTAGTTGAAAGAATAGAAGGAAAAGGAAGTAAAGTAAAAAGAAAGATTATTTTACCAACCAAAATAATAGAAAGGAATTCTGTAAAAGAGGTGAAAAAATGA
- a CDS encoding GH1 family beta-glucosidase: protein MKRTDFPKGFKFGTATASYQIEGGVEDRSLSIWDEFSHTPGKTKNGDNGDIACDHYHRYEEDVEIMKDIGVDAYRFSISWPRVMTDGIKPNEKGIDFYQRLVDKLLENNITPFITLYHWDLPFYLYKEKNGWLNSDIANYFQDYAALMFNKLGDRVKYWITLNEPWCSAFLGYFVGEHAPGHRNFQESFYAAHNLLRSHGKAVIAFRDLVKDGNIGITNVVMKVEPLSNDEKDIKASKLVDQYINGWYHDPIIYGKYPEEAVISLKNMKLDIPENDFDIISQKIDFFGVNYYTRQVIAFDENHPLKFKHAEGPLPKTEMGWEIYPKGLYDMLVEFNKKYKLPLYITENGMAGPDKLENGQIHDDYRINYIKDHFKSALEAIRDGVDLRGYFIWSLMDNFEWAHGYSKRFGLVYVDYNTQKRYLKDSALWYKNFLLNK from the coding sequence ATGAAAAGAACAGATTTCCCAAAAGGGTTTAAATTTGGAACAGCAACAGCATCATATCAAATAGAAGGTGGAGTAGAGGATAGAAGTCTATCAATATGGGATGAATTTTCACATACACCAGGGAAAACAAAGAATGGTGATAATGGTGATATAGCATGTGATCATTATCATAGATATGAAGAAGATGTTGAAATAATGAAAGACATAGGTGTTGATGCATATAGATTTTCTATTTCATGGCCAAGAGTTATGACTGATGGTATAAAACCAAATGAAAAAGGTATTGATTTCTATCAAAGGCTTGTTGATAAATTATTAGAAAATAATATTACACCTTTTATTACATTATATCATTGGGATTTACCATTTTATCTATACAAAGAAAAAAATGGTTGGTTAAATTCCGATATAGCAAATTATTTTCAAGATTATGCAGCATTAATGTTTAATAAATTAGGAGATAGAGTAAAATATTGGATAACTTTAAATGAACCATGGTGTTCTGCATTTTTAGGATATTTTGTAGGAGAACATGCACCAGGTCATAGAAATTTCCAAGAATCATTTTATGCAGCTCATAACCTATTAAGATCACATGGAAAAGCTGTTATTGCATTTAGAGATTTAGTGAAAGATGGAAATATAGGAATAACAAATGTAGTCATGAAGGTGGAACCATTATCGAATGATGAAAAAGATATAAAAGCATCAAAATTAGTTGATCAATATATAAATGGTTGGTATCATGATCCAATAATATATGGTAAATATCCTGAAGAAGCTGTAATTTCATTAAAAAATATGAAATTAGATATACCAGAAAATGACTTTGATATTATTTCACAAAAAATAGACTTCTTTGGAGTAAATTATTATACAAGACAAGTAATAGCGTTTGATGAAAATCATCCTTTAAAATTCAAACATGCAGAAGGTCCATTACCAAAAACTGAAATGGGATGGGAAATATATCCAAAAGGATTATACGATATGCTAGTAGAATTTAATAAAAAATATAAACTTCCATTATATATAACAGAAAATGGAATGGCTGGACCAGATAAATTAGAAAATGGACAAATTCATGATGATTATAGGATAAATTATATAAAAGATCATTTTAAATCAGCATTAGAAGCAATAAGAGATGGAGTAGATTTGAGAGGATATTTTATATGGTCATTAATGGATAATTTTGAATGGGCACATGGATATTCAAAAAGATTTGGTTTAGTATATGTTGATTATAATACTCAAAAAAGATATTTAAAAGATAGTGCTTTGTGGTATAAAAATTTTTTATTGAATAAATAA
- a CDS encoding ABC transporter ATP-binding protein — translation MSEIYMELKNVTKEFGTDFFGKNKFKAVNNVSFNIKKGEILSLIGESGSGKTTVGKMILRLLKPTYGEILFLNKNIWDIDDTKEYYRNVQAIFQDPFSSFNTLFKVDRVFNMVFETFCPDEKNRKEKIEKVINQVGMNPTNILGKYPHQLSGGQLQRLLIARALLMNTKILVADELISMLDASTRIDVLNLLSDIREETGMSIIFITHDLSLGYYLSDRSLIMYKGEIVEQGDTYDVYNNPIHPYTKMLLNSVPEIDKKWDPNEQFLPETVEDEIKKFYFKNKNYDNIYMEFEKNHIVKVR, via the coding sequence ATGAGTGAAATATATATGGAATTAAAAAATGTAACAAAAGAATTTGGAACAGATTTTTTTGGTAAAAATAAATTTAAAGCTGTAAATAATGTATCTTTTAATATAAAAAAAGGTGAAATTTTATCTTTGATCGGTGAGAGCGGAAGTGGGAAAACAACTGTAGGAAAAATGATATTGAGATTATTAAAGCCTACATATGGTGAAATATTATTTTTAAATAAAAATATTTGGGATATAGATGATACAAAGGAGTATTATAGAAACGTGCAAGCTATATTTCAAGATCCCTTTTCTTCTTTTAATACTTTATTCAAAGTAGATAGAGTATTTAATATGGTTTTTGAAACATTTTGCCCTGATGAAAAAAATAGAAAAGAAAAAATAGAAAAAGTTATTAATCAAGTTGGTATGAATCCAACTAATATCTTAGGCAAATATCCTCATCAATTAAGTGGTGGACAATTACAAAGGTTGTTAATAGCTAGAGCTTTGTTAATGAATACAAAAATACTAGTTGCAGATGAACTAATAAGTATGTTAGATGCTTCTACGAGAATAGATGTTTTAAACTTATTATCAGATATAAGGGAAGAAACAGGAATGTCTATTATTTTTATAACACATGATTTATCATTAGGATATTATTTAAGCGATAGATCTTTAATAATGTATAAAGGAGAAATTGTTGAACAAGGAGATACATATGATGTATATAATAATCCTATTCATCCATATACAAAAATGTTGTTAAATTCTGTTCCCGAAATAGATAAAAAATGGGATCCTAATGAACAATTTTTACCAGAAACTGTAGAGGATGAAATAAAAAAATTTTATTTTAAGAATAAAAATTATGATAATATATATATGGAATTTGAAAAAAATCATATTGTGAAAGTGAGGTAA
- a CDS encoding ABC transporter ATP-binding protein, protein MNKVLDIKNLKVYYKTLKGYVKAIDDVTFHINQGEILGIAGESGCGKSTLGNSLILLKPPMNYISGEANLNGINIMSLSKKEMKNIRFKNISIIPQYAMDAFSPTKRIKTFISDLVKEHGIIPNEEFFKKVKERMKLVNLDPDVIDRYSVELSGGMKQRVIMVISTLLDPDLLIADEVTSALDVSSQRFVCNMLVKFRDMNIVKSMIFITHDVAVLNQIADRIMIMYAGRIAEIGKTETILNNPKHPYTKALIKAIPKSDIRIKEKKLSSIKGTPPNLLNIEEGCRFRFRCPLANEKCLKNPPIKTYEDGHQVACWNVGENNE, encoded by the coding sequence ATGAATAAAGTTTTAGATATAAAAAACTTAAAAGTGTATTATAAAACTCTAAAAGGGTATGTAAAAGCAATAGATGATGTTACTTTTCATATAAATCAAGGAGAAATTTTAGGAATAGCTGGAGAATCTGGATGTGGCAAAAGTACCTTGGGAAACAGTTTGATATTATTAAAACCTCCTATGAATTATATATCAGGAGAAGCTAATTTAAATGGAATAAATATAATGAGTTTATCAAAAAAAGAAATGAAAAATATAAGATTTAAAAATATATCTATTATACCTCAATATGCAATGGATGCATTTAGTCCTACAAAAAGAATAAAAACATTTATTTCAGATCTTGTTAAAGAACATGGGATTATTCCAAATGAAGAATTTTTTAAAAAGGTAAAAGAAAGAATGAAATTAGTAAATTTAGATCCAGATGTAATAGATAGATATTCTGTTGAATTATCTGGAGGAATGAAACAAAGAGTTATAATGGTTATTTCGACTTTATTAGATCCAGACTTGTTAATTGCTGATGAAGTAACTTCAGCATTAGATGTTAGTTCGCAAAGATTTGTATGTAATATGTTAGTTAAATTTAGAGATATGAATATAGTTAAATCTATGATATTTATTACTCATGATGTAGCAGTTCTTAATCAAATAGCAGATAGAATTATGATTATGTATGCAGGAAGAATAGCTGAAATTGGAAAAACAGAAACAATATTAAACAATCCTAAACATCCATATACAAAAGCATTGATAAAGGCTATACCAAAAAGTGATATAAGAATAAAAGAAAAAAAATTATCTAGTATAAAAGGGACACCACCTAATTTATTGAATATTGAAGAAGGATGTAGATTTAGATTTAGATGCCCTTTAGCAAATGAAAAATGTTTAAAAAATCCACCAATAAAAACATATGAAGATGGCCATCAAGTAGCTTGTTGGAATGTAGGTGAAAATAATGAGTGA
- a CDS encoding ABC transporter permease: protein MKFNLKKYENLYFALKNKKVIIGIIIFTFFLLLGLIGPYFAKYDPLEYAGPGYMPPSKEFWLGTNIFGHDLFTQLVYGLRSSYFVGFFGGTLATIIGLFVGFLSGYKGKWVDESLMMITNIMLVIPTLAVLIIISAYLSFRGMVFESVIIGLTNWPWTARAVRSLTMSIKNKDFVNLSRISALPTRKIILQDIASNMFSYIFMVYILQFGGAILSAVTLDFIGLGPTKGISLGLIMQVARDWNAIQLGMWWWAIIPGLVITLLVTSLYFINTGLDEVFNPKLREM, encoded by the coding sequence ATGAAATTCAATCTAAAAAAATATGAAAATTTATATTTTGCATTAAAAAATAAAAAAGTTATTATAGGAATAATTATTTTCACTTTCTTTCTTTTATTAGGTTTGATTGGACCATATTTTGCAAAATATGATCCACTTGAATATGCTGGTCCTGGATATATGCCACCAAGTAAAGAATTTTGGTTGGGGACAAATATTTTTGGTCATGACCTTTTTACGCAATTAGTGTATGGATTGCGTAGTTCATATTTTGTAGGTTTTTTTGGTGGAACGCTTGCAACAATAATAGGTTTATTTGTAGGTTTTTTATCTGGATACAAAGGTAAATGGGTAGATGAATCATTAATGATGATTACAAATATTATGCTTGTTATTCCTACATTAGCAGTTTTAATTATAATTTCTGCTTATTTATCTTTTAGAGGTATGGTTTTTGAAAGCGTAATTATAGGATTAACAAATTGGCCATGGACAGCAAGAGCTGTAAGATCTTTAACAATGTCAATTAAAAATAAGGATTTTGTAAATTTATCAAGAATATCAGCATTGCCAACTAGAAAAATAATATTACAAGATATTGCTTCTAATATGTTTTCATATATATTTATGGTTTATATTCTTCAATTTGGTGGAGCAATATTATCAGCAGTAACTTTAGATTTTATAGGATTAGGTCCTACGAAAGGAATATCTTTAGGATTAATTATGCAAGTTGCTAGAGATTGGAATGCTATTCAACTTGGAATGTGGTGGTGGGCTATTATTCCTGGACTAGTTATAACATTATTAGTAACCTCCTTATATTTTATTAATACAGGTTTAGATGAAGTATTTAATCCAAAATTACGGGAGATGTGA
- a CDS encoding ABC transporter permease encodes MGKYLRKKILIYLITFFVAVSIDWAIPRFMPGDPVSLLLSRFAGLPEATEKLNTYFTKAFGLDQPLWKQYINFWISLFKGDLGVSVFLYPKSVVDIIKGSIIYDIVLLVPAIILSWLAGNKLGALAAINKKTDNSIIPFFFFLTSSPYFWMALLMAWFLGFMIPIFPLSGAYSYTMTPSFTLEFILDFLYHLALPFISLFLVMMGGWAIGMRNMIIYEMGSNYSKYMEALGASDKLIRRYAFRNAILPQVTGLALQLGTIILGSLTTQSVFSYPGLGFLLLQAIQNQDYFLIQGIFLVIVIMVLVGNFIVDVIYVFIDPRIRYSYVEEV; translated from the coding sequence ATGGGAAAATATCTAAGAAAAAAAATATTAATATATTTAATAACTTTTTTTGTAGCTGTATCTATTGATTGGGCAATTCCTCGTTTTATGCCAGGCGATCCTGTGTCATTATTACTATCAAGATTTGCAGGACTTCCAGAAGCTACAGAAAAATTAAATACATATTTTACTAAGGCATTTGGATTAGATCAACCATTATGGAAACAATATATTAATTTTTGGATTTCTTTATTTAAAGGAGATCTAGGAGTTAGCGTTTTTTTATATCCAAAAAGTGTAGTGGATATTATAAAAGGATCAATTATATATGATATTGTCTTATTAGTTCCAGCAATAATATTAAGTTGGTTAGCTGGAAATAAATTAGGAGCTTTAGCAGCAATAAACAAAAAAACTGATAATTCTATTATCCCATTTTTCTTTTTCTTAACTTCTTCTCCATATTTTTGGATGGCTTTATTAATGGCATGGTTTTTAGGATTTATGATTCCTATTTTTCCATTATCTGGAGCATATAGTTATACAATGACGCCATCATTTACATTAGAATTTATTTTAGATTTTTTATATCATTTAGCATTACCATTTATTTCATTATTTTTGGTAATGATGGGTGGTTGGGCTATAGGTATGAGAAACATGATTATATATGAAATGGGTTCAAATTATTCGAAATATATGGAAGCATTAGGTGCATCAGATAAATTAATTAGAAGATATGCTTTTAGAAATGCTATTTTGCCACAAGTAACAGGTTTAGCATTACAATTAGGAACAATTATTTTAGGTTCTTTAACAACACAAAGTGTTTTTTCATATCCAGGTTTAGGATTTTTATTATTGCAAGCAATACAAAATCAAGATTACTTCTTGATTCAAGGAATATTTTTAGTTATTGTAATAATGGTTTTAGTTGGTAATTTCATAGTTGATGTAATATATGTATTTATAGACCCACGAATAAGATACTCGTATGTCGAGGAGGTTTAA
- a CDS encoding ABC transporter substrate-binding protein codes for MKSFWKNSFIVFILIILAVTSFSETLKREETFFFGGGLWSAPSNWNPLTPWAAVPGTVGGIYETLFAYDPLTNEFIPWLAEEGYWKDDNHYYLKLRDNLKWTDGEVLNADDVIYTFEIAKMNTGITYSSIWNWMTNIKKLSDTELEFEFSDPRYHEWNYQLYQISIIPKHIWERYPIDDVVTLANENPIGSGMYLAYDKTDDRMIFKRNDDWWGKDTFGLPAPKYLVELKIFSNNVALGMLMKGELDVSNFFLPGIPSVKNIYGIKTWFKNAPYMLSDNTALLFLNTRKKPMDDPRFRKALAYSINVSPIIRRVFEFQVEKANPLGFLPIESWMKYYDEKIVEEYGFTYSPAMANKILDEAGYKDIDNDGFRETPDGKKIDLTIIVPFGWTDWMESIKNISADFEKIGIKAEPKFPDYGKYMEDMNSATFDMLINNFNSNVSSTPWTYFNWLFESNQVNNEKEYGGNWGRYVNQELFDLVNEFNRTRDEEKGKEIASKIEKIFLEEMPVIPLWYNGMWFQASEKYWTNYPGEENPVAWPSLWGGRWQVGGNIMLLNLKPAK; via the coding sequence ATGAAAAGTTTTTGGAAAAACAGCTTTATTGTGTTCATATTAATTATTTTAGCAGTAACATCTTTTTCTGAAACATTGAAACGTGAAGAAACTTTTTTCTTTGGTGGGGGATTATGGAGCGCTCCATCTAACTGGAATCCTTTAACTCCTTGGGCTGCTGTTCCGGGAACAGTTGGTGGAATTTATGAAACATTATTTGCGTATGATCCATTAACAAATGAATTTATTCCTTGGTTAGCAGAAGAAGGATATTGGAAAGATGATAATCACTATTATTTAAAATTACGTGATAATTTAAAGTGGACAGATGGTGAAGTATTAAATGCCGATGATGTTATTTACACTTTTGAAATTGCTAAGATGAATACAGGAATTACATATTCTTCCATTTGGAACTGGATGACAAACATAAAAAAATTAAGTGATACAGAACTTGAATTTGAATTTTCAGATCCAAGATATCATGAATGGAATTATCAATTATATCAAATTTCTATTATTCCTAAACACATTTGGGAAAGATATCCTATTGATGATGTTGTTACTTTAGCTAATGAAAATCCTATAGGTTCAGGTATGTATTTAGCATATGACAAAACAGATGATAGAATGATTTTCAAAAGAAATGATGATTGGTGGGGAAAAGATACTTTTGGTCTTCCTGCTCCAAAATATTTAGTTGAATTAAAAATATTCTCAAACAATGTTGCATTAGGAATGTTAATGAAAGGTGAATTAGATGTAAGTAACTTCTTCTTACCTGGAATTCCATCAGTTAAAAACATATACGGAATAAAAACTTGGTTTAAAAATGCTCCATATATGTTATCAGATAATACTGCATTATTATTCCTAAATACAAGAAAGAAACCAATGGATGATCCAAGATTTAGAAAAGCTTTAGCTTATTCAATAAATGTTTCACCTATAATTAGAAGAGTGTTTGAATTCCAAGTTGAAAAAGCTAATCCATTAGGATTCTTACCTATTGAATCATGGATGAAATATTATGACGAAAAAATAGTTGAAGAATACGGATTTACATATAGTCCAGCAATGGCAAATAAAATTTTAGATGAAGCAGGATATAAAGATATTGATAATGATGGTTTTAGAGAAACACCTGATGGCAAAAAAATAGACTTAACAATAATTGTACCTTTTGGTTGGACAGATTGGATGGAATCAATAAAAAATATTTCTGCTGATTTTGAAAAAATTGGAATTAAAGCAGAACCTAAATTCCCTGATTATGGAAAATACATGGAAGATATGAATTCTGCAACATTTGATATGTTAATTAACAATTTTAATAGTAATGTTTCATCAACACCATGGACATACTTTAACTGGTTATTTGAATCTAATCAAGTTAATAATGAAAAAGAGTATGGCGGAAACTGGGGAAGATACGTTAATCAAGAATTGTTTGATTTAGTAAATGAATTTAATAGGACAAGAGATGAAGAAAAAGGTAAAGAGATTGCATCTAAAATTGAAAAAATATTCTTAGAAGAAATGCCAGTTATTCCACTTTGGTATAATGGAATGTGGTTCCAAGCTAGTGAAAAGTATTGGACAAATTATCCAGGCGAAGAAAACCCTGTTGCATGGCCATCACTTTGGGGTGGAAGATGGCAAGTTGGCGGAAACATAATGTTATTAAATTTAAAACCAGCAAAATAA
- a CDS encoding TetR/AcrR family transcriptional regulator — MSRQNYNEEQILEKKKYIMKIAKDIFYKNGYENTSMIEIAKKAKMAKGTIYLYFSSKKDLFFSLVYEGLEILEKMIKDYTKKTEKGLEKILNMGRAYIDFYRKYPDYYSFVIKYESEKADLDVDESIVINSYEKSEELYDILKLLIIKGINDGSIKEDIDINKTSMLLWLQTIGVVQQYELRKKLYENWDENFSASSILDFYIEFMEKTLKK; from the coding sequence ATGTCTAGACAAAATTATAATGAAGAACAAATTCTTGAAAAAAAGAAATATATTATGAAAATAGCAAAAGATATATTTTATAAAAACGGATATGAAAATACTTCTATGATAGAAATTGCCAAAAAAGCAAAAATGGCAAAAGGTACAATTTATTTGTATTTTTCTAGTAAAAAAGATTTGTTTTTCTCTTTGGTATATGAAGGTTTGGAAATTTTAGAAAAAATGATTAAAGATTATACAAAAAAAACAGAAAAAGGTTTAGAAAAAATATTAAATATGGGTAGAGCATATATTGATTTTTATAGAAAATATCCTGATTATTATAGTTTTGTAATAAAATATGAATCAGAAAAAGCTGATTTAGATGTCGATGAATCAATTGTTATTAATTCTTATGAAAAAAGTGAAGAACTATATGATATTTTAAAGCTATTAATTATAAAAGGTATAAATGATGGTTCTATAAAGGAAGATATAGATATTAACAAAACTTCAATGCTATTATGGCTTCAAACAATTGGTGTTGTTCAACAATATGAATTAAGAAAAAAGTTATATGAAAATTGGGATGAAAATTTTTCAGCTTCTTCTATTTTAGATTTTTATATTGAATTCATGGAGAAAACATTAAAAAAATAA
- a CDS encoding nitronate monooxygenase family protein: MNIIYKKLTIGNLEIKYPIVQGGMAVGISLDNLAAAVANAGGIGVIGTAGIGLFSEIKNYREASISGLKKIIRKAKEKTNGIIGVNIMVALTNYGDMVKTAIDENIDIIFSGAGLPLSSPSFLKKESKTKLVPIVSSLKAAQIIVKRWISKFNYIPDAFVLEGPLAGGHLGYKKDELFSEKNKLERNIPLLKEYLLNVEKKYGKKIPLIAGGGLYSKEDVEKVLGLGADAVQMGTRFIATEECDANIKFKEAIIKAKDEDITIIKSPVGLPGRALKNSFIESVEKGDKKPYECRYHCIKTCDFKDAPYCIAKALYNAAIGNLEEGFVFTGKSVSKINRIQKVEDIFNELFEN, from the coding sequence GTGAATATTATATATAAAAAATTGACAATTGGTAATTTAGAAATTAAATATCCAATAGTTCAAGGTGGAATGGCTGTAGGTATTTCTCTAGATAATTTAGCTGCAGCAGTAGCAAATGCTGGAGGTATAGGTGTAATAGGAACTGCAGGAATTGGCCTTTTTTCTGAAATAAAAAATTATAGGGAAGCAAGTATTTCTGGACTAAAAAAAATAATTAGAAAAGCAAAAGAAAAAACAAATGGCATAATAGGTGTAAATATTATGGTTGCTCTTACTAATTATGGAGATATGGTTAAAACTGCTATTGATGAAAATATAGATATTATTTTTTCAGGAGCAGGTCTTCCATTATCTTCACCCTCTTTTTTAAAAAAAGAAAGCAAAACAAAATTAGTACCTATAGTTTCATCTTTAAAGGCTGCTCAAATAATAGTAAAAAGATGGATATCTAAATTTAATTATATTCCTGATGCTTTTGTATTAGAAGGACCTTTAGCTGGTGGTCATTTGGGATATAAAAAAGATGAATTATTTTCAGAAAAAAATAAATTAGAAAGAAATATTCCTCTTTTAAAAGAATATTTATTGAACGTAGAAAAAAAATATGGAAAAAAAATACCTCTTATAGCTGGGGGAGGATTATATTCAAAGGAAGATGTAGAAAAAGTATTGGGTTTAGGTGCTGATGCTGTTCAAATGGGGACACGATTTATTGCGACAGAAGAATGTGATGCTAATATAAAATTCAAAGAAGCAATTATAAAGGCAAAGGACGAAGATATCACAATAATAAAAAGTCCTGTAGGATTACCAGGAAGGGCGTTGAAAAATTCATTCATAGAATCAGTAGAAAAAGGTGATAAAAAACCATATGAATGTAGATATCATTGTATAAAAACTTGTGATTTCAAAGATGCTCCATACTGCATTGCTAAAGCATTATATAATGCTGCAATCGGAAATTTAGAAGAAGGTTTTGTTTTCACAGGAAAATCAGTATCAAAAATTAATAGAATTCAAAAAGTTGAGGATATCTTTAATGAATTATTTGAAAATTAA
- the acpP gene encoding acyl carrier protein, translating into MDKKELFEKVKKIIAESLSVEEEKITENASLTDDLELDSLELVDLTMDFENELGISIDDSELEKIKTVGDIVDLLASKN; encoded by the coding sequence ATGGACAAAAAAGAATTATTTGAAAAAGTAAAAAAAATTATAGCTGAAAGTTTAAGTGTTGAAGAAGAAAAAATCACCGAAAACGCAAGTTTAACAGATGATTTAGAACTAGATTCATTAGAATTAGTTGATTTAACAATGGATTTTGAAAATGAATTAGGAATATCTATTGATGATTCAGAATTAGAAAAAATAAAGACAGTTGGAGATATTGTAGATTTATTAGCAAGCAAAAACTAA
- a CDS encoding ABC transporter ATP-binding protein, producing the protein MVNLLSVRNLKKMYKYKNKTIEAVRDISFEVNQGEIIAFLGPNGAGKTTTIKSICGLFLPTSGEINVCGYSPKKEPHKVAKKLGVILEGNRNILWKLDVVENIEYFAMRRGIGKKEAKKIAYELTEKLNLKDKIGIPTERLSRGMQQKVALGASLAHKPQLLLLDEPTLGLDYEASQFIVEYIKKLKHENKGILITTHQLDIAEKVADRILIIDKGKIIIDKNLDILKKEFQKKKLIISFDDLYLVKSKLSMYNNKYVLNEDKKEIEIYFNDSIEIYEIMEILKPLKINKIHTHTPNLEEIFISIRGR; encoded by the coding sequence ATGGTGAATTTACTTAGTGTTAGAAATTTGAAAAAAATGTATAAATATAAAAATAAAACAATTGAAGCAGTAAGGGACATTTCTTTTGAAGTTAATCAAGGTGAAATAATAGCTTTTCTAGGTCCTAATGGAGCAGGTAAAACAACAACAATTAAATCTATATGTGGCCTTTTTCTTCCAACATCAGGCGAAATAAATGTATGTGGTTATTCCCCAAAAAAGGAGCCACATAAAGTAGCAAAAAAATTAGGGGTTATTTTGGAAGGAAATAGAAATATATTATGGAAATTAGATGTAGTAGAAAATATTGAATATTTTGCAATGAGACGTGGAATAGGGAAAAAAGAAGCAAAAAAAATTGCATATGAATTAACAGAAAAATTGAATTTAAAAGACAAAATAGGTATTCCAACCGAAAGACTTAGTAGAGGGATGCAACAAAAAGTTGCTTTAGGAGCATCTCTTGCGCACAAACCTCAACTTTTGCTTCTAGACGAACCTACATTAGGTCTTGATTATGAAGCTTCTCAATTTATAGTTGAATACATAAAAAAGTTAAAACATGAAAATAAGGGAATTTTGATAACAACGCATCAATTAGATATTGCAGAAAAAGTTGCTGATAGAATTTTAATTATAGATAAAGGAAAAATAATCATTGATAAGAATTTAGATATATTAAAAAAAGAATTTCAAAAGAAAAAATTAATAATATCTTTTGATGATTTATATTTAGTAAAAAGTAAACTTAGTATGTATAATAATAAATATGTTTTAAATGAAGATAAAAAAGAAATAGAAATATATTTCAATGATTCAATAGAAATATATGAAATAATGGAAATTTTAAAACCATTAAAAATCAATAAAATACATACTCATACGCCGAATCTGGAAGAAATTTTTATATCAATTAGGGGGCGATAA